In the genome of Kineosporia corallincola, one region contains:
- a CDS encoding ROK family transcriptional regulator — protein MRSAAPTVTAGTILQLIRDGEAGSRADVARLTGLSRTAVAARVDPLIEAGLVSEADAPGIGVGRPPKRLTFEAGAGLVLAAAIGRSRAQFTVCDLSGLVLGSDELDQEVGQGPDDVLPRAVGRLRALLRKVGLDPADVLGIGVSIPGTVDPVAGTSLNSAIMRGWDGVPIAPYFAALSSSPVVIENDTNAIALAELDAHLTRYRDALIVKASTGLGAGIVAGGVLQHGARGAAGDIGHVKYRGAHDLPCRCGETGCLEAVAGGWALVRDLAAQGREVAHVRDVVRLALEGDVVARRAIRGSGQAIGEVLASAVTLLDPAVIVVGGDMAPAYDLLVAGLRETLYRDATTVAARDLDVLAASHGADSGTRGTAVLALRRVLSPSAVDDRLRLTPSRLVPS, from the coding sequence GTGAGGAGTGCCGCACCGACGGTCACCGCCGGCACCATCTTGCAGTTGATCCGCGACGGCGAGGCCGGCTCACGCGCCGACGTCGCCCGGCTGACCGGCCTGTCCCGCACCGCCGTGGCGGCCCGGGTAGACCCACTGATCGAGGCCGGGCTGGTGAGCGAGGCCGACGCCCCGGGCATCGGGGTCGGGCGCCCGCCCAAACGCCTCACCTTCGAGGCCGGCGCCGGGCTGGTGCTGGCCGCCGCGATCGGGCGCAGCCGGGCCCAGTTCACCGTATGTGACCTGTCCGGGCTGGTTCTCGGCTCCGACGAACTGGACCAGGAGGTCGGGCAGGGCCCCGACGACGTGCTGCCGCGCGCCGTCGGACGGCTGCGGGCCCTGCTCCGGAAGGTCGGGCTCGACCCGGCCGACGTCCTCGGGATCGGGGTCAGCATCCCGGGCACGGTGGACCCGGTGGCCGGCACGAGCCTCAACTCCGCCATCATGCGCGGCTGGGACGGAGTGCCGATCGCCCCCTACTTCGCGGCCCTGTCCTCGTCACCCGTGGTGATCGAGAACGACACCAACGCGATCGCGCTCGCCGAACTCGACGCCCACCTGACCCGCTACCGGGACGCCCTAATCGTCAAGGCGTCCACCGGTCTGGGCGCCGGAATCGTCGCCGGAGGCGTTCTCCAGCACGGCGCCCGGGGTGCGGCGGGTGACATCGGACACGTGAAGTACCGCGGAGCCCACGACCTTCCGTGCCGCTGCGGCGAGACCGGATGTCTGGAGGCGGTGGCCGGGGGCTGGGCGCTGGTGCGTGATCTGGCCGCCCAGGGCCGTGAGGTGGCCCACGTGCGGGACGTCGTGCGGCTCGCGCTGGAGGGCGACGTGGTGGCCCGCCGGGCCATCCGTGGCAGTGGGCAGGCCATCGGCGAGGTCCTGGCCTCGGCCGTCACCCTGCTCGACCCGGCGGTCATCGTGGTCGGCGGCGACATGGCCCCGGCCTACGACCTGCTGGTGGCCGGGCTGCGCGAGACCCTGTACCGCGACGCCACCACCGTCGCGGCCCGCGATCTGGACGTGCTGGCCGCCAGTCACGGCGCCGACTCCGGCACCCGCGGCACGGCGGTCCTGGCCCTGCGCCGGGTGCTGAGCCCCAGTGCCGTCGACGACCGGCTCCGCCTCACCCCTTCCCGGCTCGTCCCCTCCTGA
- a CDS encoding adenosine deaminase — protein sequence MTDLTTFIAGLPKAELHVHHVGSASPRIVAELAARHEGRSPVPADPAALADYFAFTDFDHFIQVYLSVVDLIRDGDDVRTLTYEVARELARQQVRYAELTVTPYSHVTRGIPAPEVCAAIEDARVSAARDLGIELRWCFDIPGEAGLPAAEQTLRIALEEKPDGLVSFGLGGPEVGVPRPQFRPYFDQARAAGLHSVPHAGETTGPQTMWDALRELGAERIGHGIAAVQDPRLLAHLAEHRIALEVCPTSNVRTRAVASIEEHPLARLVEAGVTVTINSDDPPMFGTTLEEEYAVAARLLGLDHDGVADLARAAVRASFLADPGKQKLLAEIDAYAG from the coding sequence CCGAGCTGCACGTGCACCACGTCGGCTCGGCGTCGCCGCGGATCGTGGCCGAGCTGGCGGCCCGTCACGAGGGCCGCTCCCCGGTGCCCGCCGACCCGGCCGCGCTGGCCGACTACTTCGCGTTCACCGACTTCGACCACTTCATCCAGGTCTACCTCAGCGTCGTCGACCTGATCCGGGACGGCGACGACGTGCGCACCCTGACCTACGAGGTGGCTCGCGAACTGGCCCGCCAGCAGGTGCGTTACGCCGAGCTGACGGTCACCCCGTACTCGCACGTGACCCGGGGCATCCCGGCCCCGGAGGTCTGTGCCGCCATCGAGGACGCCCGGGTGTCCGCCGCCCGCGACCTCGGCATCGAGCTGCGCTGGTGCTTCGACATCCCGGGCGAGGCCGGGCTGCCGGCGGCCGAGCAGACGCTGCGCATCGCCCTGGAGGAAAAGCCGGACGGGCTGGTCAGTTTCGGCCTGGGCGGCCCGGAGGTCGGGGTGCCGCGCCCGCAGTTCCGGCCGTACTTCGACCAGGCCCGGGCGGCCGGGCTGCACAGTGTTCCGCACGCCGGTGAGACGACCGGGCCGCAGACGATGTGGGACGCCCTGCGCGAGTTGGGTGCCGAGCGGATCGGGCACGGCATCGCCGCCGTCCAGGACCCGCGGCTGCTGGCCCATCTCGCCGAGCACCGGATCGCCCTGGAGGTGTGCCCCACCTCCAACGTGCGCACCCGGGCCGTCGCCTCGATCGAGGAGCACCCGCTGGCCCGCCTCGTCGAGGCCGGGGTGACGGTGACGATCAACTCCGACGACCCGCCGATGTTCGGCACCACACTGGAGGAGGAGTACGCGGTGGCGGCGCGCCTGCTCGGCCTCGACCACGACGGCGTCGCGGATCTCGCGCGGGCCGCCGTGCGGGCGTCCTTCCTGGCGGACCCCGGAAAGCAGAAGCTGCTGGCCGAGATCGACGCCTACGCCGGGTAG